One window of Jannaschia sp. CCS1 genomic DNA carries:
- a CDS encoding ATP-binding cassette domain-containing protein produces MSLITVENLSVRYGANTVLRNVALTVEPGEIVTIVGPNGSGKTSLLKAIIGAARPAAGQVTLRPGLRIGYVPQRLHIDATLPITVERFMGLTARVTREDCMAALKIAAVPDLLKRQMSQLSGGQFQRVLLARALINKPDVLLLDEATQGLDQPGSAAFYRQIEDVRRETGCAVLMISHELHVVMSASDRVICLNGHVCCAGTPAVVASAPEYRALFGTGTGGALALYRHDHDHNHDHDHEAAE; encoded by the coding sequence ATGAGCCTGATCACAGTGGAAAACCTGAGCGTCCGCTACGGCGCGAACACCGTCTTGCGCAATGTCGCGTTGACCGTTGAACCCGGTGAGATCGTGACGATTGTCGGCCCCAACGGGTCGGGTAAGACGAGCCTGCTCAAAGCCATCATCGGCGCGGCGCGGCCAGCGGCAGGGCAGGTGACCCTGAGGCCCGGTTTGCGGATCGGGTATGTGCCACAAAGGCTGCATATCGATGCGACTCTACCGATCACCGTGGAACGCTTCATGGGCCTGACCGCCCGGGTGACGCGGGAGGATTGCATGGCGGCGTTGAAGATCGCTGCGGTCCCGGACCTGCTGAAACGGCAGATGTCCCAATTGTCAGGTGGGCAATTTCAGCGGGTGCTGCTGGCGCGGGCCTTGATCAACAAACCGGACGTCCTGCTTCTGGACGAGGCGACACAGGGCTTGGACCAGCCCGGATCGGCCGCGTTTTATCGACAGATCGAGGATGTACGGCGCGAAACCGGCTGCGCGGTGCTGATGATCAGCCATGAGCTTCACGTTGTCATGAGTGCGTCGGACCGGGTCATCTGTCTGAACGGCCACGTATGCTGTGCCGGAACACCCGCCGTGGTGGCATCCGCGCCCGAATATCGCGCGCTGTTTGGGACCGGGACGGGCGGGGCTTTGGCGCTGTACCGGCACGACCATGATCACAATCATGACCATGACCACGAGGCTGCCGAGTAA
- a CDS encoding LacI family DNA-binding transcriptional regulator, producing MTLRDVADAASVSEMTVSRVLRNRGDVSDKTRERVFEAARTLGYVPNKIAGALASNRVNLVGVVIPSLSNMVFPDVLHGIGAALDGTELQPVVGTSKYDLQQEEKVIYEMLSWRPSGLIVAGLEHTDSARAMMRNAGVPVVEVMDVDGDPVAAAVGISHQAAGRAMADEILARGYTNIGYLGSSSTADARAQKRFRGFEAGMAEAGVTLADTIFYEGTSGFGTGRKMTQALLERTPDIDFLYYNTDMNAAGGLLYCLEKGMDIPGEIGLAGFNSFEVLDGLPMRIATMDSQREAIGRRAAELMIANELTEEVVQLEPQFLPGDTVRDR from the coding sequence ATGACGCTGCGGGATGTGGCCGATGCGGCCTCGGTCAGTGAAATGACGGTCAGCCGGGTTCTGCGGAACCGGGGCGATGTCTCTGACAAAACGCGCGAGCGGGTATTCGAGGCGGCGCGGACGTTGGGCTATGTGCCCAACAAGATCGCGGGTGCGCTGGCGTCGAACCGTGTGAACCTGGTGGGCGTGGTGATCCCGTCCCTGTCGAATATGGTATTTCCTGACGTCCTCCACGGTATCGGCGCGGCACTGGATGGGACGGAATTACAGCCGGTCGTTGGAACCTCAAAATACGATCTTCAGCAGGAAGAGAAGGTCATTTACGAGATGCTAAGCTGGCGCCCCTCCGGCCTGATCGTCGCGGGGTTGGAACATACGGACTCGGCCCGGGCGATGATGCGCAACGCGGGCGTACCGGTGGTCGAGGTCATGGACGTCGATGGCGATCCGGTGGCCGCCGCTGTGGGCATCAGCCACCAGGCGGCGGGACGCGCGATGGCGGACGAGATCCTGGCGCGGGGCTACACGAATATCGGATATCTGGGGTCGTCCTCCACAGCCGATGCGCGGGCGCAGAAGCGGTTTCGTGGGTTTGAGGCTGGCATGGCAGAGGCAGGCGTGACCCTTGCGGACACGATTTTCTACGAGGGAACGTCGGGCTTTGGCACGGGTCGTAAGATGACCCAGGCGCTATTGGAGCGAACGCCCGATATAGATTTTCTATACTATAATACGGATATGAACGCCGCCGGGGGCCTATTGTATTGCCTTGAAAAAGGCATGGATATCCCGGGGGAGATTGGCCTGGCCGGGTTCAATTCCTTTGAAGTTCTGGATGGTTTGCCAATGCGGATCGCCACTATGGACTCGCAGCGGGAGGCCATCGGACGCCGCGCGGCAGAACTCATGATCGCCAATGAGTTGACCGAAGAGGTCGTGCAGTTGGAGCCGCAGTTCCTGCCCGGCGACACCGTGCGGGACCGCTGA
- the mtaB gene encoding tRNA (N(6)-L-threonylcarbamoyladenosine(37)-C(2))-methylthiotransferase MtaB → MSAPVFHTLGCRLNAYETEAMREMTAQAGLENAVVVNTCAVTAEAVRKARQEIRKLRRDSPGAKVIVTGCAAQTEPATFEAMEEVDLVLGNSEKMTPETWQAMPADFIGNTEKVRVDDIMSVTETAQHLIDGFGTRSRAYVQVQNGCDHRCTFCIIPYGRGNSRSVPAGVVVDQIKRLVDRGYNEVVLTGVDMTSWGADLPAAPRLGDLVMRILKLVPDLPRLRISSIDSIEVDDALMQAIATEPRLMPHLHLSLQHGDDLILKRMKRRHLRDDAIAFCEEARRLRPEITFGADIIAGFPTETEAHFQNSVKLVEECDLTWLHVFPYSPREGTPAARMPAVDGPTIKARAKQLRAKGEAAVNAHLSKQIGQLHNILMESPKIGRTEQFTEVVFAEDQPEGEIVSAYITGQTDRQLLVAS, encoded by the coding sequence ATGAGCGCGCCAGTGTTCCACACGCTTGGCTGCCGTCTCAACGCCTATGAGACCGAGGCAATGCGTGAGATGACGGCTCAGGCGGGCCTCGAAAACGCCGTCGTGGTGAACACCTGCGCGGTGACGGCGGAAGCGGTTCGCAAGGCCCGGCAGGAAATTCGCAAGCTGCGGCGGGACAGTCCCGGCGCGAAGGTCATCGTCACCGGCTGCGCCGCCCAGACCGAGCCTGCGACGTTCGAGGCGATGGAAGAGGTGGACCTCGTCCTCGGCAATTCCGAGAAGATGACCCCGGAGACGTGGCAGGCGATGCCCGCAGACTTTATCGGCAACACCGAGAAGGTTCGCGTCGATGACATCATGTCAGTGACGGAGACGGCGCAGCATCTGATCGACGGCTTCGGGACGCGGTCCCGCGCTTATGTTCAGGTGCAAAATGGCTGCGATCATCGCTGCACGTTCTGCATTATTCCATATGGGCGCGGGAATTCTCGGTCAGTCCCAGCGGGCGTTGTTGTGGATCAGATCAAGCGGTTGGTGGATCGTGGGTATAATGAAGTCGTGCTGACCGGCGTCGATATGACGTCCTGGGGCGCGGACCTGCCTGCTGCGCCCAGACTTGGCGATCTGGTCATGCGCATCCTCAAACTTGTGCCGGACCTGCCCCGCCTGCGGATCAGTTCCATCGACTCGATCGAAGTGGACGACGCGCTGATGCAGGCCATCGCGACGGAGCCGCGTCTGATGCCGCATCTCCACCTCAGCCTGCAACATGGCGACGACCTGATCCTCAAGCGGATGAAGCGGCGACATCTTCGGGATGACGCGATTGCATTTTGCGAAGAGGCGCGTCGCCTACGGCCCGAGATCACGTTCGGGGCTGATATCATCGCTGGCTTCCCGACCGAGACGGAGGCGCATTTCCAGAACTCCGTGAAGCTGGTGGAGGAGTGTGATCTGACGTGGCTGCACGTCTTCCCCTATAGTCCACGTGAAGGGACCCCTGCGGCCAGAATGCCGGCTGTTGATGGTCCAACGATCAAGGCGCGCGCAAAGCAGCTTCGGGCCAAAGGTGAGGCTGCCGTTAACGCGCACCTGTCCAAACAGATAGGGCAATTGCACAACATCCTGATGGAAAGCCCTAAAATTGGGCGGACTGAACAGTTCACGGAGGTTGTCTTCGCCGAGGATCAACCCGAAGGAGAGATTGTAAGCGCATACATAACTGGGCAGACGGATCGACAGCTACTGGTCGCGTCCTGA
- a CDS encoding zinc ABC transporter substrate-binding protein, which produces MSRKLLSISATAALMGGTAMADVPSVAVDITPVHSLVARVMDGVGTPNLIVQPGASPHEYSLRPSEATALQEADLVFWMGEDLTPWMEDAVETLAEGAMITTLLEADGTTLLDFREGALFEAHDHEDHAGDGEHDDHDHDDDHDHEAHAEEEGHDHDGHGDENYAEEGAHEEYDHEDHAEHDDHEGHEGHDHGEHDPHAWLSPQNASTWLNLIASQLSAADPENAGAYFANAAAAREEMEALSAEISATLDPVRGGSFIVFHDAYQYFEVDFDFPAAGAISLSDATDPSPARIAEIQGRIRDEGIDCVLAEPQFNPGIVDVVLDGTEANTGVIDPLGASLEPGPDLYPQLLRNMATTLADCL; this is translated from the coding sequence ATGTCCAGAAAGCTTCTATCCATTTCCGCCACGGCAGCCCTGATGGGCGGCACGGCGATGGCCGACGTGCCCAGCGTGGCCGTCGACATCACGCCGGTTCATTCCTTGGTGGCGCGGGTCATGGACGGAGTTGGGACGCCGAACCTGATCGTGCAGCCGGGCGCCTCGCCCCATGAATATAGCCTCCGCCCGTCCGAGGCCACTGCCCTGCAAGAGGCCGATCTGGTGTTCTGGATGGGTGAAGATCTGACACCCTGGATGGAAGATGCGGTCGAAACTCTGGCGGAAGGGGCCATGATCACGACCCTTCTGGAGGCCGACGGAACCACCCTTCTGGACTTCCGGGAGGGCGCGCTGTTCGAGGCCCATGACCATGAAGATCACGCCGGTGACGGAGAGCATGATGATCATGATCATGACGACGACCACGATCACGAAGCGCATGCGGAGGAAGAAGGGCATGATCACGACGGACACGGTGATGAAAACTATGCCGAAGAGGGCGCGCACGAGGAGTATGACCACGAAGACCATGCAGAACATGACGACCACGAGGGGCATGAAGGCCACGACCATGGCGAGCATGATCCCCATGCCTGGCTCTCCCCTCAAAACGCCAGCACATGGCTTAACCTGATCGCGTCACAGCTGTCCGCCGCCGACCCCGAAAATGCCGGCGCTTACTTCGCCAATGCCGCCGCCGCACGCGAAGAGATGGAGGCGCTGTCTGCCGAGATCTCAGCCACACTTGATCCGGTGCGCGGCGGCAGCTTCATCGTGTTCCACGACGCCTACCAATACTTTGAAGTCGATTTCGACTTCCCCGCGGCCGGTGCGATATCGTTGAGCGATGCGACCGACCCGAGCCCGGCGCGGATCGCTGAAATTCAAGGTCGGATCCGGGACGAAGGCATCGATTGCGTTCTGGCCGAACCGCAATTCAACCCGGGCATCGTCGATGTGGTCCTTGACGGGACTGAGGCCAACACCGGCGTGATTGACCCGCTTGGCGCGTCGCTGGAGCCTGGGCCGGATCTCTATCCGCAATTGCTGCGCAATATGGCCACAACACTGGCCGATTGCCTGTAA
- a CDS encoding L-serine ammonia-lyase codes for MFLSIFDIFKVGIGPSSSHTMGPMTAAARFLEDLRNGREKEPGAGELGGLGCSLHGSLAFTGKGHATDRAVILGFAGFEPATLDPDQAEALETEIRASGIVTPPGLPPLKFAPDADLIFDYDTTLPGHANGMILRAYDTNGHLYLEETYYSIGGGFVVTEKELNVQGDGPEALHAEKEEAGFPHPFGSAVEMLAMGARTGKTIAQMKWENEAAFAPRGQVTTQLDAIWTAMDDCIDRGLRMEGELPGGLMVKRRAKAIYDQLKAEAGTNQAQPHVANDWLSVYAMAVNEENAAGGRVVTSPTNGAAGVLPAVLRYYRDHCIGATEDGLRDFMMTAAAIGGLIKHNASISGAEVGCQGEVGSASAMAAAGLCAALGGTNAQVENAAEIALEHHMGMTCDPVAGLVQVPCIERNGLGAIKAVSAASLALRGDGTHFMPLDNCIEAMRQTGLDMNTKYKETSEGGLAVNLPQC; via the coding sequence ATGTTTCTGAGCATCTTCGACATCTTCAAGGTCGGCATCGGCCCCTCCTCCTCCCACACGATGGGCCCCATGACCGCTGCCGCGCGGTTCCTGGAGGATCTGCGCAACGGGCGCGAGAAGGAGCCGGGCGCAGGCGAATTGGGTGGTTTGGGGTGTTCACTACACGGCTCCCTGGCGTTCACCGGCAAGGGGCACGCGACGGATCGCGCCGTGATCCTGGGATTTGCCGGGTTTGAGCCTGCCACCCTGGACCCTGATCAGGCGGAAGCGCTTGAGACCGAAATCCGCGCCTCTGGCATCGTCACACCACCGGGCCTTCCGCCGCTGAAATTCGCGCCCGATGCGGACCTGATCTTCGATTATGACACCACGTTGCCTGGCCACGCCAATGGCATGATCCTGCGCGCCTATGACACCAACGGGCATCTTTATCTGGAGGAGACCTATTACTCCATCGGCGGTGGCTTTGTGGTGACGGAGAAAGAGCTGAATGTCCAAGGCGACGGCCCAGAGGCGCTGCACGCCGAGAAGGAAGAGGCCGGGTTCCCCCATCCGTTCGGATCTGCGGTTGAGATGCTGGCGATGGGGGCCAGGACCGGCAAGACAATCGCCCAGATGAAGTGGGAGAATGAGGCCGCTTTTGCCCCCCGCGGCCAAGTGACGACGCAACTTGATGCGATCTGGACCGCCATGGACGATTGCATCGACCGCGGCTTGCGGATGGAGGGGGAGCTGCCCGGCGGCCTGATGGTCAAGCGCCGCGCCAAGGCGATCTACGATCAATTGAAGGCAGAGGCGGGCACCAATCAGGCCCAACCCCATGTCGCCAACGATTGGCTGTCGGTCTATGCAATGGCGGTGAACGAGGAGAACGCCGCAGGCGGGCGCGTCGTGACATCCCCCACAAACGGCGCGGCGGGGGTCCTTCCCGCTGTCCTGCGCTACTACCGCGACCATTGCATCGGCGCGACCGAAGATGGCCTGCGGGATTTCATGATGACCGCCGCCGCGATTGGCGGGCTGATCAAGCACAACGCCTCCATTTCCGGCGCCGAAGTTGGGTGTCAGGGGGAGGTTGGCAGCGCGTCGGCTATGGCGGCCGCTGGATTGTGCGCTGCGTTGGGCGGCACCAATGCACAGGTGGAGAACGCCGCTGAGATTGCCCTGGAACATCACATGGGCATGACCTGCGATCCAGTCGCTGGCTTGGTGCAAGTGCCGTGTATTGAGCGGAACGGATTGGGGGCGATCAAAGCCGTATCTGCGGCGTCCCTGGCCCTTCGCGGCGACGGCACGCATTTCATGCCGCTGGACAACTGCATTGAAGCGATGCGCCAGACGGGCCTCGACATGAATACGAAGTATAAAGAGACGAGCGAAGGCGGATTGGCGGTCAACCTGCCCCAGTGCTGA
- a CDS encoding metal ABC transporter permease, which translates to MFDDFMTRATLAGVGVAIAAAPLGCFVVWRRMAYFGDATAHAAILGVALSLALQMSIFVGAVVVALVMALTVTALTGRGYAMDTLLGVMAHSALAFGLVAVSFLSGIRIDLMAYLFGDILAVSRLDLLVIWGGAALVVALIAWRWSPLLTSTLNEELAYASSIDPKREQLILTLALAITVAVAIKVVGVLLIAAMLIIPAAAARSFARTPEAMAVIAALIGGLSAVVGLRAAYVFDTPAGPSIVCVAAIVFAAFSVIGWRRRDGA; encoded by the coding sequence ATGTTCGATGATTTCATGACCCGCGCGACCCTCGCCGGCGTCGGTGTGGCCATCGCGGCGGCTCCCCTTGGGTGCTTCGTTGTCTGGCGCCGCATGGCGTATTTTGGTGACGCCACAGCCCATGCGGCGATCCTGGGCGTCGCGCTGTCGCTGGCCCTTCAGATGTCCATCTTCGTCGGCGCGGTTGTGGTTGCGCTGGTCATGGCACTGACCGTCACGGCCCTGACGGGGCGGGGCTATGCAATGGACACTCTTTTGGGCGTGATGGCCCACTCTGCCCTTGCGTTCGGGCTGGTTGCCGTGTCGTTCCTGTCCGGCATCCGGATTGACCTTATGGCCTATCTGTTCGGCGATATCCTGGCCGTGTCACGCCTTGATCTGCTTGTTATCTGGGGTGGCGCGGCTCTGGTCGTGGCGCTGATCGCGTGGCGATGGTCCCCGCTTCTGACGTCAACGTTGAACGAAGAACTGGCCTATGCCAGCAGCATTGACCCCAAGCGTGAGCAGTTGATCCTGACACTTGCCCTGGCGATCACGGTTGCTGTCGCGATCAAGGTCGTCGGTGTCCTTTTGATTGCGGCGATGCTGATCATTCCGGCGGCTGCCGCGCGGAGCTTTGCCCGCACACCGGAGGCCATGGCCGTGATTGCGGCCCTAATCGGTGGCCTGTCCGCCGTGGTGGGCCTGCGTGCGGCGTATGTTTTCGATACGCCCGCCGGCCCCTCCATCGTGTGCGTTGCTGCAATCGTCTTCGCCGCGTTCAGCGTGATCGGTTGGCGAAGGCGCGACGGGGCATAG
- a CDS encoding GNAT family N-acetyltransferase, translating to MQDLSTAPTITTQRLVLRGPDRDDLTEFTRFMTSAPSMIAQEETITAEQAWFGFLTGIGHWHWHGFGFFTVVLRETGHPVGRVGLIKHSNWPDIELAWHLFEGAEGKGFATEAAMAVKKWAGEDLGLDMLHSYIDVDNARSQAVARRLGAVTDGTRAPHEPEAEVWVHSMESR from the coding sequence ATGCAAGACCTCTCGACGGCCCCGACAATCACGACGCAAAGATTGGTTCTGCGGGGACCCGACCGGGATGATCTGACAGAATTCACCCGTTTCATGACCTCTGCTCCGTCCATGATCGCGCAGGAAGAGACGATCACCGCGGAGCAGGCATGGTTCGGGTTTCTGACCGGAATCGGCCACTGGCATTGGCACGGCTTCGGTTTCTTCACGGTGGTTCTACGGGAGACGGGGCATCCCGTTGGTCGCGTGGGCCTGATCAAGCATTCCAACTGGCCCGACATCGAATTGGCATGGCATCTGTTTGAAGGCGCGGAGGGCAAAGGCTTTGCCACGGAAGCTGCGATGGCCGTCAAAAAATGGGCCGGTGAGGATCTGGGGTTAGATATGCTGCATAGCTACATAGACGTGGACAATGCCCGGTCTCAGGCTGTGGCAAGGCGGCTTGGTGCCGTCACGGATGGGACGCGGGCGCCCCATGAGCCGGAGGCGGAAGTTTGGGTTCACTCAATGGAAAGCCGTTAG
- a CDS encoding glycosyltransferase family 4 protein, with protein MRQAAFAIPGDINIITGGYIYEKRLLEELRALGHDVSHLQLGASFPDPTDADMADGIAQLQALDPARALILDGLVYGAIATEGLARVTAPIVAMIHHPLALETGLDPAQRDHLFKTERDNLALAQQVLVPSPHTAQILRDDYGVPGHKIIVARPGSRPVGVTPSPSDPPFILSVGLQHPRKGHDVLLKALAEVRDLPWRAAIVGSIHDTDYAGVLAAMLKDLGLSDQVDLMGATPRDALDELYANASIFALATWYEGYGMVFDEAMSWGLPIVSCAGGAVPDTVAEGAGLLVTPGHVGELADALSCVLTDAGRRGRMADASRNAGANLPSWQDTARVASGVLDSLDA; from the coding sequence ATGAGACAAGCGGCGTTTGCCATTCCGGGCGACATCAACATCATAACCGGCGGCTATATCTACGAAAAACGACTGCTGGAGGAATTGCGCGCGCTTGGCCATGATGTGTCCCATCTTCAGCTTGGTGCGTCCTTCCCGGACCCGACAGATGCGGATATGGCAGACGGCATCGCGCAACTACAGGCGCTCGATCCTGCTCGTGCGCTGATCCTGGACGGGCTGGTCTATGGCGCCATCGCAACCGAAGGGCTGGCCCGCGTGACCGCGCCGATTGTGGCGATGATCCACCATCCCCTGGCGCTGGAAACCGGCCTTGATCCCGCCCAACGCGATCATCTGTTCAAGACGGAACGGGACAATTTGGCCCTCGCACAGCAGGTTCTGGTTCCCAGCCCCCACACCGCTCAGATCCTGCGTGATGATTACGGCGTGCCTGGCCACAAGATTATCGTGGCCCGGCCAGGATCGAGGCCGGTTGGCGTGACACCGTCTCCCAGCGATCCGCCGTTCATCTTGTCGGTGGGCCTGCAACACCCGCGAAAAGGGCATGACGTGCTGTTGAAAGCGCTGGCCGAGGTGCGGGACCTTCCTTGGCGAGCGGCGATTGTCGGGTCCATCCATGACACCGACTACGCAGGCGTTCTGGCGGCGATGTTGAAAGATCTCGGCCTGTCTGACCAGGTTGACCTGATGGGGGCGACGCCACGGGACGCGTTGGATGAGCTCTATGCCAATGCGTCCATCTTCGCATTGGCCACGTGGTATGAGGGCTATGGAATGGTGTTTGATGAGGCGATGTCCTGGGGTTTGCCGATTGTCTCCTGCGCTGGCGGTGCTGTGCCGGACACGGTGGCAGAAGGCGCAGGGCTGTTGGTCACGCCGGGTCATGTCGGCGAATTGGCGGACGCCTTGAGCTGTGTTCTGACGGACGCCGGACGGAGGGGGCGGATGGCGGACGCCTCCCGAAACGCTGGTGCAAACCTCCCATCATGGCAGGACACGGCCCGCGTCGCGAGCGGCGTTCTGGACAGCCTCGATGCGTAG
- a CDS encoding FkbM family methyltransferase, with amino-acid sequence MRSAIGRSLDVYYRDHERTARMDALNATFVSSGDLVFDIGAHVGDRTASFRRLGARVVTLEPQPKVFRALRLIHGRDPQVTLLREAAGAEVGEIDIHLNTRNPTVSTASKALIDAAPNATGWADQTWDDTIRVPMTTLDHLITVNGTPSFVKIDVEGYEADVLSGLNTVVPCLSFEITTIQRDVAAASLSRLSVLGAYEFNLSLGEDHALHHDIWTTASAMVDTIQALPMSANSGDVYARLKVW; translated from the coding sequence ATGCGTAGCGCGATCGGCCGGTCGCTGGACGTCTATTATCGCGATCATGAGCGGACGGCGCGGATGGATGCGTTAAACGCGACCTTCGTTTCGTCCGGGGATCTGGTCTTTGACATCGGTGCCCATGTTGGCGACCGCACCGCCAGCTTCCGTCGCCTGGGTGCACGCGTTGTCACCCTGGAGCCGCAGCCCAAAGTGTTCCGCGCTCTGCGCCTGATCCACGGGCGAGACCCACAGGTGACGCTGCTGCGCGAGGCTGCCGGGGCAGAGGTCGGAGAGATCGACATTCACCTCAACACCCGGAACCCCACCGTCTCCACCGCGTCCAAGGCCCTGATCGACGCGGCGCCCAATGCGACGGGATGGGCAGACCAGACGTGGGACGACACGATCCGTGTGCCCATGACGACGTTGGATCACCTGATCACGGTTAACGGGACGCCGTCGTTCGTCAAGATCGATGTGGAAGGGTACGAGGCAGACGTCCTCTCGGGCCTCAATACCGTCGTGCCTTGTCTGTCTTTTGAGATCACAACGATCCAACGCGACGTCGCAGCCGCCAGCCTGTCGCGCCTGTCTGTGCTGGGGGCCTACGAGTTCAACCTGAGCCTCGGCGAGGATCACGCCCTTCACCACGACATTTGGACCACAGCCAGCGCGATGGTCGACACGATCCAAGCCCTGCCAATGTCCGCCAACTCAGGAGATGTCTATGCGCGCTTGAAAGTGTGGTGA
- the dapF gene encoding diaminopimelate epimerase, with protein sequence MRQMPDETPYPGLPFLKMHGLGNDFVVIDARGVARAMTPALARALGDRHRGVGFDQLAVIETGTDSDVELTFWNADGSTAGACGNATRCIARREMELTGKHRITLRTERGLLEAIDVGDGLTSVNMGEPVMGWRDIPLKGACDTLNLPIDGTPVATGMGNPHCTFFVEDADAIDLETLGAKYERHPLFPQRTNVQFAHVVGPDHLRMRVWERGVGVTLASGSSSCAVAVSAARRGLTGRKVRLTLDGGEISVDWRSDGVWMTGPTAHVFSGELTPAFLDAL encoded by the coding sequence ATGCGGCAAATGCCTGATGAGACACCATATCCCGGCCTGCCCTTTTTGAAGATGCATGGCCTTGGCAACGATTTCGTTGTGATCGATGCCCGTGGGGTGGCGCGCGCGATGACGCCTGCCCTCGCGCGCGCATTGGGTGATCGGCATCGGGGTGTGGGGTTTGACCAGCTCGCTGTGATTGAGACGGGCACCGACAGTGATGTCGAACTGACGTTCTGGAACGCCGATGGATCGACCGCCGGGGCCTGTGGAAACGCGACCCGCTGCATCGCCCGACGCGAGATGGAGCTGACCGGAAAGCACCGCATCACCCTGCGCACCGAACGGGGCCTTCTTGAGGCTATCGATGTGGGCGACGGTCTGACCAGTGTGAATATGGGCGAACCGGTGATGGGGTGGCGCGACATCCCCCTCAAGGGGGCGTGCGATACACTGAACCTGCCCATCGACGGCACGCCGGTCGCCACCGGCATGGGCAATCCCCACTGCACCTTCTTCGTGGAGGACGCCGACGCCATCGACCTGGAAACGCTCGGCGCGAAATACGAACGCCATCCGCTGTTTCCCCAACGCACCAACGTGCAGTTTGCCCATGTGGTCGGCCCCGATCATCTGCGTATGCGGGTTTGGGAACGCGGTGTTGGTGTCACACTGGCGTCGGGCTCGTCGTCCTGTGCCGTCGCAGTGTCCGCGGCGCGTCGGGGGCTGACCGGCCGAAAGGTTCGCCTCACCCTTGATGGGGGCGAGATCAGCGTGGATTGGCGCAGCGATGGCGTCTGGATGACAGGCCCCACCGCCCACGTCTTTTCCGGGGAACTGACCCCGGCCTTCCTGGACGCACTATGA
- a CDS encoding transcriptional repressor — MTSDARSQDAGNDTPLGFQNHDHRACVADALASADARSTAEGLRLTPVRRKVLELLLQEHRALGAYAILDLLRDAGFGSQPPVAYRALDFLVENGFVHKIERLNAFVACAHPGQTHSPAFMICRKCDAVAEAHSAPAKGALGAAARATGFQIERTVVEAEGVCPACVEKDEA, encoded by the coding sequence ATGACAAGTGACGCGCGCTCTCAAGACGCGGGAAATGATACGCCTCTTGGGTTCCAAAATCATGATCACAGGGCGTGTGTGGCGGACGCGCTGGCCTCGGCCGATGCGCGCAGCACGGCGGAGGGACTGCGACTGACCCCGGTGCGGCGAAAGGTTCTGGAGCTGTTGTTGCAGGAACACCGTGCGCTTGGGGCCTATGCGATCCTTGATCTACTGCGCGATGCCGGGTTCGGATCACAACCGCCTGTGGCCTACCGCGCGCTGGATTTTCTTGTTGAGAACGGGTTTGTCCACAAAATCGAGCGTCTGAACGCGTTTGTGGCATGCGCCCATCCCGGTCAAACCCACTCGCCTGCCTTCATGATTTGTCGCAAATGCGATGCGGTGGCCGAGGCGCATTCCGCACCGGCGAAAGGGGCGCTTGGAGCGGCTGCACGGGCCACCGGCTTCCAGATTGAACGAACCGTGGTAGAGGCCGAAGGGGTGTGCCCCGCCTGTGTCGAAAAGGACGAGGCATGA